GCCTTTTTCACCGCGTCGGCCATGCCGCTCATGCTGCTCTTCATCATGTTGGCCATGCGGGCGTCGCTGCCCCCGTAAGTCTTGAGCCACGTGTTCATCTGGGCGATCTCACGGTTCTGGTCCTTGATGATGGTGTTCGCCCAGGTCTTCACCGTCGTGTCCTTGCTCAGCGGCAGCACCGCCCGCGACATGTCCACGGCCATCTGATGGTGCGGAATCATCATGCTGAGGAACGCGCGGTCAAACGCCTTGCCCTGGAGCTTCTCCAGGCCGCTCATGTCCATCTGCATGGTCATCCCGGACATGGTGTTGCCGGACATCTGGCTGTGGTCCATCCCGCCCATGCTGCCC
This is a stretch of genomic DNA from Deinococcus aerius. It encodes these proteins:
- a CDS encoding DUF305 domain-containing protein, which codes for MKRNPLLIAGTAALLTGLALAQGSMGGMDHSQMSGNTMSGMTMQMDMSGLEKLQGKAFDRAFLSMMIPHHQMAVDMSRAVLPLSKDTTVKTWANTIIKDQNREIAQMNTWLKTYGGSDARMANMMKSSMSGMADAVKKARNPDVAFVQGMLPHHSSAIDMAQMALEKSSDARVLKLARDIVTAQAGEMYSFRQWLIKRGA